The following proteins come from a genomic window of Zygotorulaspora mrakii chromosome 8, complete sequence:
- the SMC1 gene encoding cohesin subunit SMC1 (similar to Saccharomyces cerevisiae SMC1 (YFL008W); ancestral locus Anc_8.68) — protein MGRLVGLELHNFKSYKGTVQVGFGDSNFTSIIGPNGSGKSNMMDAISFVLGVRSSHLRSNILKDLIYRGVLEEEGSTVSNGENDDNNPQYAHVKAFYLKGNTTVELMRSIAKSGDTTYRMNGKAVNYKKFASFLEDENILIKAKNFLVFQGDVVAIASQSPSDLSNLFEEVSGSIQYKKEYELLKEQVQRLAQSAAESIKNRRRVHGELKTYKEGIHKNQEYSEKLKEKNELEQNLALWQLYHLEQKKSELNNNLREFKTNMKGLKEKIGDEEKNLTRAKSSYTKDNTLVTKQNSYLEVKVKEREKANAQLLPIKLSEKADMRRVANIEKKKESLQKDIERQRFYVNKFENQLKVVTRSKETFEKELSDASGNFDKYTLTEADLKIYKELNEKYLNSGGFDLETKMALLENDKEEVQSDIELVEKRLALSKSRIMDELSEIGERLELQMTELTTSLNEKNASHNEDMKKLKRLQSEIESSSNKEYDLNYKLRETLIKIDDLSAYQRETNKERKLRENVATLKKFFPGVRGLVSDLCQPKKDRYALAVSTILGKNFDSVIVDSLSVAQECIAFLKKQRAGVVSLIPLDTLDAETPVLAIPDNDGCMLTINAINYDQEYERAMQYVCSDSIICDTLTIAQDLKWNKKVKSKLVTLEGSLIHRAGLMTGGISKDSNNRWDREEYQSLMTLKDQLQVEIEEVSNYSRNSSLEARNLEGNLSTLNGEISDLRTQISQLKRSIEENETEIKYHQNLIGKEYEPKQQGLREKVSKINEAISHLSVEKEDLQKTIFESFTSRKGFSIKEFENHSGEMMRQQNKELQELQRQILNIENKLEFEKERLAATEKRLDKTQNDLVKVKSELVSLRSREQTVQKDIQKLEDEVETIRSGIHDLERVLDAKQNDINSTDEILDEQNKNFQLMKKERDDTKDEIEKINLERACLLKNCKISNMSLPVSSVIGIQALPIDSIDENAIEIANEIRIGFETLPEKYKESNADRVQRELENSIKEIQVTLSELQPNSNATDRFTEAQVKFESIDHETERLKNEERKVLAQFLKVKKKRKQLFESAFEYVSDHIDPIYRELTRNPNSTSELTGGSASLTLEDEDEPFNAGIKYHATPPLKRFKDMEYLSGGEKTVAALALLFTINSYQPSPFFVLDEVDAALDTANVERIATYIRRHGNSDLQFIVISLKNTMFEKSDALVGVYREQQMNTSRIVTLNLENYAS, from the coding sequence ATGGGTCGACTTGTTGGTTTGGAACTTCACAACTTCAAGTCCTACAAGGGGACGGTACAAGTTGGTTTCGGTGACTCTAACTTCACCAGTATTATAGGTCCCAATGGGTCAGGAAAATCCAACATGATGGACGCGATCTCATTTGTTCTTGGGGTCAGAAGCAGTCATTTGCGGTCAAATATCTTGAAGGATCTAATCTACCGTGGTGTactggaagaagaaggcaGCACTGTCTCAAATGGAGAGAATGACGATAATAATCCACAGTATGCACACGTCAAAGCGTTCTACCTCAAAGGCAATACCACAGTCGAACTCATGAGAAGTATAGCGAAATCAGGAGACACAACTTACAGGATGAATGGGAAAGCGGTtaattacaaaaaatttgcatcTTTTCTGGAGGACGAAAATATTCTCATAAAGGCTAAAAACTTCTTAGTTTTTCAAGGTGACGTCGTTGCCATTGCTTCTCAGTCCCCTTCTGACCTTTCGAACttgtttgaagaagtttCAGGCTCCATACAGTACAAGAAAGAATACGAATTGTTAAAGGAGCAAGTGCAAAGATTGGCTCAGTCAGCAGCTGAGTCGATCAAAAACAGGCGACGTGTTCATGgtgaattgaaaacttaCAAGGAAGGTATCCATAAAAACCAAGAGTACTCTGAGAAGCttaaggaaaaaaatgagttGGAACAGAATCTAGCTTTATGGCAATTATACCATCTCGAACAGAAAAAGTCTGAACTCAACAACAACCTACGAGAgttcaaaacaaatatGAAAGGattgaaagagaaaattggCGACgaggagaaaaatttgacaaGAGCGAAGTCTTCGTATACCAAGGATAACACACTTGTTACCAAGCAAAATAGCTATCTTGAAGTAAAGGTGAAAGAAAGAGAGAAAGCGAATGCTCAGTTGCTACCCATCAAATTGTCTGAAAAAGCTGATATGAGACGTGTGGccaatattgaaaaaaaaaaggaatctTTACagaaagatattgaaaggCAAAGATTTTATGTTAACAAGTTCGAAAATCAGCTGAAAGTTGTTACAAGGTCCAAggaaacttttgaaaaggaattgtCAGATGCCTCCGGTAATTTTGACAAGTACACGCTTACAGAGGCAGATCTTAAGATTTATAAAGAGCTCAACGAGAAATATTTAAATAGCGGTGGTTTCGACCTCGAGACTAAGATGGCGCTacttgaaaatgataaagaagAGGTTCAGAGTGACATAGAACTGGTAGAAAAAAGATTAGCTTTATCAAAATCTAGAATTATGGATGAATTAAGTGAAATTGGCGAAAGATTGGAGTTACAAATGACCGAATTGACGACCAGTTTgaacgaaaaaaatgcaagcCACAATGAggacatgaaaaaattgaagagacTGCAATCTGAAATAGAATCATCTAGTAATAAGGAGTATGACTTAAATTATAAGTTAAGAGAaactttgataaaaataGATGACCTAAGTGCTTATCAAAGAGAAACgaacaaagaaagaaagctTAGAGAGAATGTTGCAActctcaaaaaattttttcctggCGTTAGAggtcttgtttctgatcTTTGTCAGCCAAAAAAGGATAGATATGCACTTGCTGTATCAACAATCCTGGGAAAGAATTTTGATTCCGTAATAGTGGATTCGTTATCTGTCGCACAAGAGTGTATTGCCTTCTTGAAGAAGCAGCGTGCGGGAGTGGTCTCGTTGATACCATTGGATACTCTTGATGCGGAAACACCTGTCCTAGCTATACCTGACAACGACGGATGTATGCTTACAATCAATGCTATCAATTATGACCAGGAATATGAAAGGGCAATGCAATATGTTTGCTCTGATTCTATCATTTGTGATACCCTCACAATCGCTCAAGACTTGAAGTGGAATAAGAAAGTCAAGTCAAAATTGGTAACCCTGGAGGGTTCATTGATACATAGAGCAGGCTTAATGACTGGTGGTATTTCCAAAGATAGTAATAATCGATGGGATAGGGAAGAATATCAAAGTCTGATGACACTCAAGGATCAATTACAAGTGGAAATTGAAGAGGTTTCAAATTATTCCAGAAATAGTTCACTGGAGGCCAGAAACCTAGAGGGAAATTTATCGACATTAAATGGCGAAATCTCCGATTTGAGAACACAAATATCCCAACTGAAAAGATCCATTGAAGAGAACGAAACAGAGATCaaatatcatcaaaatttaatCGGGAAAGAATATGAACCGAAGCAGCAAGGATTGAGAGAAAAggtttcaaaaatcaaCGAAGCCATCAGTCATCTttcagttgaaaaagaagactTACAAAAAactatttttgaaagctttaCTTCAAGAAAAGGTTTCTCTATCAAAGAGTTCGAAAATCATTCTGGCGAAATGATGAGACAGCAAAACAAAGAACTGCAAGAACTGCAGAggcaaattttgaatattgaGAACAAGTTGGAATTCGAGAAGGAAAGACTGGCAGCTACAGAAAAAAGACTAGATAAGACCCAGAATGATCTCGTGAAAGTAAAATCCGAACTTGTATCTTTAAGATCCAGAGAACAAACTGTGCAGAAAGACATACAGAAACTCGAAGATGAAGTGGAGACAATTCGCAGCGGGATTCATGATCTTGAGAGAGTTCTTGATGCGAAACaaaatgatatcaattCTACAGATGAAATCCttgatgaacaaaataaaaactttcaattaatgaaaaaggaaagggATGACACtaaagatgaaattgagaaaatcaatttggaaagagcTTGTCTGCTAAAGAATTGTAAAATCTCGAATATGAGTCTTCCAGTATCTTCTGTAATCGGAATACAAGCGTTGCCAATCGACAGTATCGATGAAAATGCCATTGAGATAGCAAATGAAATCAGAATTGGTTTTGAGACACTCCCAGAAAAATACAAGGAAAGCAATGCGGATAGAGTCCAACGAGAACTAGAAAACAGTATCAAAGAAATACAAGTTACATTGAGCGAATTGCAACCCAATTCAAACGCCACAGACAGATTCACAGAAGCTCAAGTAAAATTTGAGTCGATCGATCACGAAACTGAAAGACTGAAAAacgaagaaagaaaagtgCTGGCACAATTCTTGAAAgtcaagaagaaaaggaaacaGCTGTTTGAAAGTGCTTTCGAATATGTGAGTGATCACATTGACCCCATCTATAGAGAATTGACAAGAAACCCTAATAGCACAAGCGAGTTGACAGGCGGTAGTGCCTCTTTAACTCTcgaagatgaagacgaaCCGTTCAATGCAGGCATTAAATACCACGCAACGCCACCACTGAAGAGATTCAAAGACATGGAATATTTATCTGGTGgtgaaaaaactgttgCGGCTCTTGCATTGCTCTTTACCATAAACTCATATCAACCAAGTCCTTTCTTTGTCTTGGATGAAGTTGATGCAGCTCTAGACACAGCTAATGTTGAAAGAATTGCTACATATATCAGGAGACACGGGAATAGTGATTTGCAATTCATTGTCATTTCACTGAAGAATACAATGTTCGAAAAATCCGATGCACTTGTAGGGGTGTACAGAGAGCAGCAAATGAATACCTCAAGAATCGTTACGCTCAATCTAGAAAATTATGCTAGTTAA
- the BLM10 gene encoding proteasome activator BLM10 (similar to Saccharomyces cerevisiae BLM10 (YFL007W); ancestral locus Anc_8.69) gives MTKEVIESPIPSKNKTVAQLKNSHMKTLRSNSSVVDEASKRQRLVSPDINHAINMNRASSATPRAGSPRLVNNMDSDEILKKRLKYYNLDYADNKEDFLHDIYDPNSKWFSRSVKPEFLVEECIPYELESHKDQASYLCHIVVNLYIAINSLDIQGLISISSKDLADMKHEVDNLALKTDLFRLSETFPDPETLSSDIADFDEGEDEDDLFDENEFIDAGGPDFHATGKITAKSASIINVNHWTNELKNCMHFEFPITLRKSLAKVYYYLSLVKGQKVYRQMHVDMFDLLVNVDDDNTNYTDLLFEAGLRLDHHIMLQFLEDFLLHPESDLQLFRLLLKLAHSAKAFYDDEHGTVLTKSMEYLLSSLAPSTMASVMPIITSFVPYQYKETAKIVDYIPFCFGFWSSFVGYVGVDTHMYDFMGTVAEDAHWKLLKGSPASSFIKVNEFMILTEAQMSFMFNKLQNNLKTDGQIHSYSRAVRPFVYSLVGNKSEMYFEKLSGLVKSIATYVHPSNSGFWTKTISKFVHSFIKMYHGRAVKEKKFKSGDSDPGSHFFHLNAECNAKLLNTFLDLLFSGAQNKNNDVSNQYISSLAYLIDLAPKQSHLVFSRILTDLYEALSGEHINSTHRLVASLKQFNRVVRYMVMDKIYRVHTTNVLMMLVSKIDMNDIILTSNIINGIVSIASFIPIQNLVEENEYITFESNTLPFIEQHYYHFRADHSTSEFLYDEEILKNAFRASTTIFENALRTYVDKLFQLADVDLEDGFVTKLNQTTLILVESMDDRMFTAFSDIFRRKFWDNDSFKEKNPHFELVTIPLACLVRNDSSLSKPLFQSLTQNIREQVGRGAGSIRGSTEIQPRDLKLVLYLSALNDILRQSGKEILAFKDELIEFLKYIYDNITNPPLDVFTSVIIHHACASLTSTEVVDYRLFPKTSKIPSDQRWGGLQFDKRKFLEEHIDFAWHVPTAAEVSLAIEMFETVIDHCINRVKSLMESPETDSAYTDRLQKYILIVTHALSGSSLLFDPDYNKNSTISTPGKDYREKLLLLKSIRDNNCDTEELDIDIEQIRSEVDRNSSDNPNNSSVLQMSNEDNSFIEVKNEDSNDVIMEEVTEISALPSGIATPEPGTHFGGNVNSCMNSRLIFRDLDIYACNYYFGTSVSEKLKNPQYLQVHNVRNRVGVFFHKLYKFLQSNYDNNTNVFQILLHGIKVFFTDVGQETVFNDDPNAFLDLDFLENIQSLNGLSLPYTRTCLAANANDFHQARVLLHSTNRHPSTLEAQLLCDIINLSTSVYPDIHKPAQGTLLHCMKQFIGSYSIIINKAISCLKQVLLSGNYMKMEAVLKLFMMKKINRKLMSDYKNLKELILLLVECYKVNELEIAMQSDQILNEIASGLKIPSSVCILDSRAKTTLAPPDKSIDLQVEAVRRAKDKKRRYYFSLLENLQSELLLKFSTKENFGWKLPVFMMRLVNKLQLNLETTVDQGVISFIYIQMKSNHPGLIHLGVKTFFGIFDKISTLSDYDYDIPKVYDSNYELRFTEKLDTSIPNMNVVFNKEMNNFKSPNFFIDSRMYVGWLCWGRSVEVMKPVRVELNVRENERESLEIMGSLISKEWLKMNTENLVQDNETHGVFSSCNVSFFIMIMCLISNGYTALKLDDIFDLCREHYNRDDKAAMIMSIEIFAALVCSSKMLKEKELKFRDEFVDNFLQNCLNVDLNQDASDIWSTMCWWLPTTVDIRRCEPFYRQFSQIHELLNTNSDDAGHQASKLLMLKSMIMSLEYKNPNIAPIFDSLTMQHPYDQVREAIAQVLCSLITTQSCPSWENVAIMMEAERVSPGGLGLPVKQLPAEIDNFIKRQFLNILEESRKVEGLTPQEILKTKFFYMSSTMFYWINEMARSSNKILLVPYVVDYLAPFLLTLLKHKDVCKLSGLDPVPQFIGLSYMPIRRENIGALVKLLCNTNLTSSSFQIKLQLRFIQHFFSSQLLQLTKAEKDYILNALVDHLYNQKYVEVRTSAADVLSNIVHNLGEKNQELQLLVDRFNSGLGNYSWKEKQKLSKTDTNVHGSILGLGAIISAFPYAFPLPQWIPRQLSNISSWARTNGMAASASKSIISEFKKVRTDTWKFDRLAFTAEQLEDLEGVLWSSYYA, from the coding sequence ATGACGAAAGAAGTTATCGAGTCACCAATCCCCAGCAAGAATAAAACCGTAGCTCAATTAAAGAATTCTCACATGAAAACACTGAGATCTAATTCTAGCGTTGTGGATGAAGCGAGCAAACGACAACGACTAGTATCTCCAGATATAAATCATGCAATTAATATGAACAGAGCAAGCTCCGCAACCCCCAGAGCTGGATCACCGAGGCTAGTAAATAATATGGACTCGGACGagatcttgaaaaaacgaTTAAAGTACTATAATTTGGATTACGCTGATAATAAAGAAGACTTTTTACACGATATTTATGATCCTAATTCCAAGTGGTTCAGCAGATCTGTAAAGCCGGAGTTCTTGGTAGAGGAGTGTATTCCGTACGAGTTGGAAAGTCACAAGGATCAAGCTAGCTACCTCTGTCACATAGTTGTCAATCTATATATTGCCATCAATTCACTGGATATCCAAGGTTTGATATCTATTTCAAGTAAAGACCTAGCCGACATGAAACATGAGGTGGACAATCTGGCGTTAAAAACTGATCTGTTTCGATTATCCGAAACTTTCCCGGATCCAGAGACATTAAGCAGCGATATTGctgattttgatgaaggagaagatgaggatgacTTGTTCGATGAAAACGAGTTCATCGATGCAGGGGGTCCAGATTTCCATGCAACTGGAAAAATAACAGCGAAATCAGCTTCCATTATCAATGTTAATCATTGGACTAATGAATTAAAAAACTGTATGCATTTCGAGTTTCCGATAACGTTGAGAAAATCTCTAGCCAAAGTCTACTACTACCTTTCTTTGGTGAAAGGACAAAAAGTATATAGACAGATGCACGTTGATATGTTCGACCTATTAGTGAATGTGGATGATGATAACACTAACTACACGGATCTGCTATTTGAAGCCGGCTTACGTTTAGATCATCACATAATGCTAcaatttttggaagattttttgCTTCATCCAGAGTCAGACTTGCAACTATTTAGACTCTTACTGAAGCTGGCACACAGTGCTAAAGCTTTTTACGACGATGAGCATGGTACTGTCCTGACAAAAAGCATGGAGTATTTACTCTCAAGTCTTGCACCCTCAACTATGGCGTCAGTAATGCCTATAATAACTTCATTTGTTCCTTATCAGTACAAAGAGACAGCAAAAATTGTGGATTATATTCCTTTCTGTTTCGGATTTTGGAGCTCATTCGTGGGATACGTGGGTGTGGATACGCACATGTATGATTTTATGGGAACTGTGGCTGAAGATGCTCATTGGAAGCTTCTCAAAGGATCACCAGCTTCATCTTTCATTAAGGTAAATGAGTTTATGATATTGACAGAAGCGCAAATGTCGTTCATGTTCAATAAGTTACAAAATAATCTGAAAACTGATGGACAAATTCACTCATACTCTCGAGCTGTTAGACCTTTTGTTTATTCTCTGGTTGGGAATAAGTCAGAGATGTATTTCGAAAAACTTTCGGGGCTAGTAAAATCAATTGCAACATATGTCCATCCTTCCAACAGTGGGTTTTGGACGAAAACAATATCCAAGTTTGTGCACAGCTTTATTAAAATGTATCACGGAAGAGCCgtaaaggaaaagaagttcAAATCTGGTGATTCTGATCCAGGgtcacatttttttcacctcaATGCAGAATGCAACGCCAAATTGTTAAATACTTTTCTGGATCTCTTGTTCTCCGGAGcacaaaataaaaataacGATGTTTCAAATCAGTACATTTCAAGTTTGGCTTATTTGATTGATTTGGCTCCTAAGCAGTCTCATCTAGTGTTTAGCAGGATTTTGACGGACCTTTACGAAGCGTTATCCGGTGAGCATATCAATTCTACTCATCGACTAGTCGCGTCCTTGAAACAATTCAACAGAGTTGTGAGATATATGGTAATGGACAAAATTTATCGGGTTCATACAACTAATGTGCTCATGATGTTAGTCTCTAAAATAGATATGAATGACATTATTTTGACTAGCAATATCATTAACGGAATTGTCTCAATTGCTTCCTTTATCCCTATTCAAAACCTTGTAGAAGAGAACGAGTATATTACATTCGAGTCAAATACTCTTCCTTTCATAGAGCaacattattatcatttcAGGGCCGACCATTCAACCTCCGAGTTTCTgtatgatgaagaaatcttgaagaatGCGTTCCGTGCTTCAACAactatttttgaaaatgcacTTAGAACATATGTGGATAAACTCTTTCAGTTAGCTGACGTTGATTTAGAAGATGGCTTTGTAACAAAGCTTAACCAAACAACACTGATTTTGGTGGAATCTATGGACGATAGAATGTTCACAGCTTTTTCGGATATATTTCGAAGAAAGTTCTGGGATAATGATTCCtttaaagaaaagaatccaCATTTTGAACTGGTTACAATACCGCTTGCATGTTTGGTAAGAAATGATAGCTCTCTGAGCAAACCGCTATTCCAAAGTTTGACGCAAAATATCCGGGAGCAGGTTGGTCGAGGAGCCGGCTCGATTAGAGGAAGTACGGAAATCCAACCAAGAGATTTGAAGCTTGTGTTATACTTATCTGCTTTAAATGACATTTTGAGGCAATCAGgcaaagaaattttggctTTTAAAGATGAgttaattgaatttttgaagtatATATATGATAATATAACAAATCCTCCATTGGATGTGTTCACTTCCGTTATCATTCACCACGCTTGTGCTAGTTTGACTAGTACCGAAGTTGTTGATTACCGTTTGTTTCCAAAAACCTCCAAAATACCTTCTGATCAAAGGTGGGGTGGCCTTCAGTTCGACAAACGAAAATTTCTGGAAGAGCATATAGACTTCGCTTGGCATGTTCCTACAGCTGCAGAGGTGAGTTTGGCAATTGAAATGTTTGAAACTGTGATAGATCATTGTATAAATCGTGTGAAGAGCCTAATGGAGAGTCCTGAAACAGATTCGGCGTATACGGACAGGTTACAGAAGTACATTTTAATTGTTACACATGCTTTGTCGGGCTCAAGTCTCCTCTTTGACCCTGACTATAACAAGAACTCCACAATTTCAACGCCAGGAAAAGATTACAGAGAAAAATTGTTGCTATTAAAGAGCATTCGTGACAACAACTGTGACACAGAAGAgcttgatattgatatagAACAAATTCGCTCGGAAGTGGACAGAAACTCTTCTGACAATCCAAACAACTCTTCTGTTCTGCAAATGTCAAACGAGGACAATAGCTTCATTGAAGTTAAAAACGAAGACTCTAATGATGTAATTATGGAAGAGGTCACTGAAATCTCTGCCTTACCATCAGGTATAGCAACACCTGAACCCGGCACACATTTTGGTGGAAACGTAAATTCCTGCATGAATTCTAGGCTGATATTCAGAGATCTGGATATTTACGCTTGTAACTACTATTTTGGAACTTCTGTTTCagaaaaactgaaaaatccTCAATATTTACAAGTGCATAATGTTAGAAACAGAGTTGGTGTATTCTTCCACAAGCTCTATAAGTTTCTCCAAAGCAATTACGATAACAACACCAatgttttccaaattttaCTACACGGTATCAAGGTCTTCTTTACAGATGTCGGGCAGGAGACAGTATTTAATGATGATCCCAATGCTTTCCTTGATTTAGACTTCttggaaaatattcaaagtTTGAATGGATTAAGTCTACCTTACACTAGAACCTGTCTGGCAGCCAATGCTAACGATTTCCACCAAGCTCGTGTTTTATTGCATTCTACCAATCGTCATCCATCTACTTTAGAGGCCCAACTGTTGTGTGACATAATCAATCTCTCAACCTCTGTATACCCGGACATCCATAAACCGGCTCAAGGTACTCTATTGCATTGTATGAAGCAGTTCATCGGATCTTATTCGATTATTATAAACAAGGCAATCTCTTGCTTAAAACAAGTACTGTTGTCGGGGAATTatatgaaaatggaagCAGTGCTGAAGTTGTTcatgatgaagaaaattaaCAGAAAGCTGATGTCTGACTACAAAAACCTCAAAGAGCTTATTTTACTTCTAGTAGAATGTTATAAAGTCAACGAGCTGGAAATTGCCATGCAGTCGGATCAGATTTTAAATGAAATAGCAAGTGGTTTAAAGATACCATCAAGTGTCTGTATTCTTGATTCTAGAGCAAAAACAACTCTGGCCCCACCGGACAAAAGTATTGATTTGCAGGTTGAAGCTGTCAGACGCGCAAAAGATAAAAAGCGGAGGTACTATTTCTCTCTTCTGGAGAATTTACAGTCTGAATTGCTATTGAAGTTCAGCACGAAAGAGAATTTTGGCTGGAAGTTACCAGTTTTTATGATGCGTCTCGTTAATAAACTGCAATTGAATCTGGAAACTACAGTTGATCAAGGAGTCATTAGTTTCATTTACATTCAGATGAAGTCAAATCATCCTGGCCTGATTCATCTAGGAGTGAAAACCTTCTTTGGaatatttgataaaatttcCACTTTATCAGATTATGACTACGATATCCCTAAAGTGTATGATTCAAATTATGAGTTACGATTCACAGAAAAATTGGATACATCTATACCAAACATGAATGTtgttttcaacaaagaaatgaataatttcaagtcacccaattttttcattgattctCGTATGTATGTTGGTTGGCTATGTTGGGGTAGATCTGTGGAAGTAATGAAACCGGTTCGAGTTGAACTAAATGTTAGGGAAAATGAACGAGAAAGCTTGGAGATCATGGGTAGCTTGATTTCCAAAGAGTGGCTAAAGATGAATACTGAAAATCTAGTTCAAGACAACGAGACGCATGGCGTCTTTAGCAGTTGCaatgtttcattttttattatgaTCATGTGTCTGATCTCTAACGGGTATACTGCACTGAAACTtgatgatatatttgatttATGCAGGGAGCATTATAACAGAGACGACAAAGCTGCAATGATCATGTCTATTGAGATTTTTGCCGCTTTAGTTTGTAGCAGTAAGATgctcaaagaaaaagagctCAAGTTTAGGGACGAATTCGTGGATAATTTTCTTCAGAACTGTTTAAATGTGGATCTAAATCAAGATGCTTCAGACATTTGGAGCACCATGTGCTGGTGGTTACCAACAACCGTTGATATTAGGAGATGCGAACCATTTTACCGTCAATTTTCACAAATTCATGAGCTCTTGAATACAAACTCAGATGATGCAGGTCATCAAgcatcaaaacttttgatgttgaaaagtATGATTATGTCTCTAGAATATAAAAATCCGAATATTGCTCCAATCTTTGACAGTCTAACAATGCAGCATCCATACGACCAGGTTCGAGAAGCTATTGCTCAAGTTCTTTGCTCTCTGATAACCACACAGAGCTGCCCTTCATGGGAAAATGTTGCAATCATGATGGAAGCCGAAAGGGTCAGTCCTGGAGGTCTGGGCCTCCCAGTTAAGCAGCTTCCAGCGgaaattgataattttATTAAAAGGCAATTTCTAAATATACTTGAAGAAAGTCGTAAAGTGGAAGGTTTGACTCcacaagaaattttgaagaccAAATTTTTCTATATGTCTTCGACTATGTTCTATTGGATAAATGAAATGGCAAGAAGCAGTAATAAAATTCTATTGGTGCCCTACGTCGTCGATTATTTGGCGCCATTTTTATTGACATTGTTAAAACATAAGGATGTTTGTAAATTATCAGGTTTAGATCCAGTACCACAATTTATTGGTTTATCTTACATGCCAATTAGAAGGGAAAATATAGGTGCGTTAGTGAAGTTACTTTGTAACACCAATCTGACTTCCTCATCGTTTCAAATCAAGCTACAGTTACGTTTCATCCAACACTTTTTCTCATCACAACTGTTGCAATTGACCAAAGCTGAAAAGGACTACATTTTAAATGCACTTGTCGATCACCTTtataatcaaaaatatgTTGAAGTAAGAACCAGCGCGGCAGATGTACTTTCCAATATCGTTCACAACTTgggtgaaaaaaatcaagaactGCAGCTATTAGTAGATCGTTTCAACTCAGGCTTAGGTAACTACTCCTGGAAAGAGAAACAAAAACTATCCAAGACAGACACCAATGTTCACGGTAGTATACTTGGCTTGGGTGCTATCATATCGGCGTTCCCATATGCCTTCCCATTACCACAATGGATTCCTAGACAATTGAGTAACATTTCATCATGGGCTAGAACAAATGGTATGGCTGCCTCGGCCTCTAAAAGTATTATAAGTGAATTTAAAAAGGTAAGAACAGATACCTGGAAATTTGACAGACTTGCTTTCACCGCAGAACAGTTGGAAGACTTAGAAGGTGTTTTATGGAGCAGCTACTACGCATAA
- a CDS encoding uncharacterized protein (ancestral locus Anc_8.67a), which translates to MHSLSAGSTSSKVSVVAPSESQKQTASAEERVFGTGLFDTSRGTIGGEGNAKFSCGLLLCAFIVVISSGAIFFLVCNVYVQWRSMDLANKQKALAKMGYILLSIIASLMIFQGTVIAVSRLRSHSFRSRSPKGRSYQKLQSTEEDFEMDVL; encoded by the coding sequence ATGCATTCACTATCAGCTGGTTCtacttcatcaaaagtGAGTGTTGTCGCTCCCTCTGAGAGCCAAAAACAAACTGCATCGGCGGAGGAGAGGGTATTTGGAACAGGGCTGTTTGACACCTCTCGGGGTACTATCGGGGGAGAAGGAAATGCAAAATTCTCGTGCGGTCTTCTGTTATGTGCGTTTATCGTTGTCATATCGTCTGGAGCAATCTTCTTTCTTGTTTGTAACGTGTACGTGCAATGGAGATCAATGGATCTTGCAAACAAGCAGAAGGCGTTGGCTAAAATGGGGTACATCTTATTGAGCATAATAGCATCtttaatgatttttcaagGCACGGTAATTGCGGTGTCAAGGCTTAGATCGCATTCTTTCCGAAGTAGGTCACCGAAAGGACGCTCCTACCAAAAGTTACAATCTACAGAGGAAGACTTCGAAATGGACGTTCTGTAA